Proteins from a single region of Gemmatirosa kalamazoonensis:
- a CDS encoding ABC transporter ATP-binding protein — MLRIQALTKRFGDAHVLRGVDLALDPGRVLALVGPNGAGKTTLIKSVLGLTRPDAGEIRFRGEIVRGDAYRARIGYMPQIARFPENLTAADLMAMLVDLRDAAATADRDVELVERFALEPHLRKPLRTLSGGTRQKVNAVLAFLFRPDLLVLDEPTAGLDPISSGILKDKVLAERAAGRSVLLTSHIMSEIEELADDVALLVDGRVEFHGRVDALLRASGQTRLERAVAQLLSAQSFAPCEAAA; from the coding sequence ATGCTCCGCATCCAGGCACTCACCAAGCGGTTCGGCGACGCGCACGTGCTGCGCGGCGTCGACCTCGCGCTCGACCCGGGCCGCGTGCTCGCGCTGGTCGGCCCGAACGGCGCCGGGAAGACGACGCTCATCAAGTCCGTGCTCGGCCTGACGCGGCCCGACGCCGGCGAGATCCGCTTTCGCGGCGAGATCGTGCGCGGCGACGCGTACCGCGCGCGGATCGGCTACATGCCGCAGATCGCGCGCTTCCCGGAGAACCTCACCGCGGCCGACCTGATGGCGATGCTCGTCGATCTTCGCGACGCGGCCGCCACCGCCGACCGCGACGTGGAGCTCGTCGAGCGGTTCGCGCTGGAGCCGCACCTGCGCAAGCCGCTGCGCACGCTCTCCGGCGGCACCCGACAGAAGGTGAACGCGGTGCTCGCGTTCCTGTTCCGCCCCGACCTGCTCGTGCTCGACGAGCCGACCGCCGGCCTCGACCCGATCTCGAGCGGCATCCTCAAGGACAAGGTGCTCGCCGAGCGTGCCGCCGGGCGGAGCGTGCTGCTCACGTCGCACATCATGAGCGAGATCGAGGAGCTGGCCGACGACGTGGCCCTGCTCGTCGACGGCCGCGTCGAGTTTCACGGCCGCGTCGACGCGCTGCTCCGTGCATCCGGCCAGACGCGCCTCGAGCGCGCCGTGGCGCAGCTGCTCTCGGCGCAATCCTTCGCGCCGTGCGAGGCCGCCGCATGA
- the nosD gene encoding nitrous oxide reductase family maturation protein NosD — protein sequence MRTDRRPVAFGAALLLGAHAALAQPAVVVSPTGAVRTVTEALRVAPAGARIVIRAGTYREPTLHVTRAVTIVGEGLPTLDGENAREIMVVTARDVTVRGVRFARVGTAFTEDRAALRVRDTGGCTIADNRFDDTFFGVYLANVAGCRIERNVLSARKTGESASGNGIHLWSARDVVIADNQIRGHRDGIYFEFVRASTVERNVSERNLRYGLHFMYSDSCRYLDNTFRANGSGVAVMYTKQVVMRGNRFEDNRGGAAYGLLLKEIGDPVLEGNTFARNTVGLMADGTTRLLASRNVFASNGWGVRLMSNVQDSRFDANDFSANTFDVATSGRDATAAFAGNWFDAYRGYDLDRDGRGDVPHRPVRLFSLLVARYEPSMVLLRSFFVDLLDVAERGIPSLTPDAVVDAHPAMRPVARRTTVSSLH from the coding sequence GTGCGGACTGACCGCCGCCCGGTCGCGTTCGGCGCCGCGCTGCTGCTGGGCGCACACGCGGCCCTCGCGCAGCCCGCGGTCGTCGTCTCGCCGACCGGCGCGGTGCGCACGGTGACCGAGGCGTTGCGCGTCGCGCCGGCCGGCGCGCGCATCGTCATTCGCGCCGGCACGTACCGCGAGCCCACGCTCCACGTGACGCGCGCCGTGACCATCGTCGGCGAGGGCCTGCCGACGCTCGACGGCGAGAACGCGCGCGAGATCATGGTCGTGACCGCGCGCGACGTGACCGTGCGCGGCGTACGCTTCGCGCGCGTCGGCACCGCGTTCACCGAGGATCGCGCCGCGCTCCGCGTGCGCGATACCGGTGGCTGCACCATCGCTGACAACCGGTTCGACGACACGTTCTTCGGTGTCTATCTCGCGAACGTCGCGGGGTGCCGCATCGAGCGCAACGTCCTCTCGGCGCGCAAGACCGGCGAGTCGGCGAGCGGCAACGGCATCCACCTGTGGAGCGCGCGCGACGTCGTCATCGCCGACAATCAGATCCGCGGCCACCGCGACGGCATCTACTTCGAGTTCGTGCGTGCGAGCACCGTCGAGCGCAACGTGAGCGAGAGGAACCTGCGCTACGGGCTGCACTTCATGTACTCCGACAGCTGCCGCTACCTCGACAACACGTTCCGCGCGAACGGGTCGGGGGTGGCCGTCATGTACACGAAGCAGGTCGTGATGCGCGGCAACCGCTTCGAGGACAATCGCGGCGGCGCGGCGTACGGGCTGCTGCTGAAGGAGATCGGCGACCCGGTGCTCGAGGGGAACACGTTCGCCCGCAACACCGTGGGCCTCATGGCCGACGGCACCACGCGGCTCCTCGCGTCGCGCAACGTGTTCGCGTCGAACGGCTGGGGCGTGCGCCTCATGTCCAACGTGCAGGACTCGCGCTTCGACGCGAACGACTTCTCCGCGAACACGTTCGACGTCGCGACGAGCGGCCGCGACGCGACCGCGGCGTTCGCCGGCAACTGGTTCGACGCCTACCGCGGCTACGACCTCGATCGCGACGGGCGCGGCGACGTGCCGCACCGGCCCGTGCGGCTCTTCTCGCTGCTCGTCGCGCGCTACGAGCCGTCGATGGTGCTCCTGCGGAGCTTCTTCGTCGACCTCCTCGACGTGGCGGAGCGCGGCATCCCGTCGCTCACGCCCGACGCGGTCGTGGACGCGCACCCGGCGATGCGGCCCGTCGCGCGTCGCACGACTGTCTCCTCGCTTCACTGA